One part of the Thermococcus litoralis DSM 5473 genome encodes these proteins:
- a CDS encoding PDGLE domain-containing protein — MRNIVKGLLIILILLAIALPFASENPDGLEATMEKVHLEESPVYSAPLDYGETWGQSLIMGAIGITLVFGIAYGLGKLIKGV; from the coding sequence ATGAGAAACATCGTAAAAGGATTGCTCATAATCCTTATCCTGCTCGCAATTGCCTTGCCATTTGCATCTGAAAACCCAGATGGGCTTGAAGCAACAATGGAAAAAGTACATCTGGAGGAATCTCCAGTTTACAGCGCTCCTCTCGACTACGGCGAAACGTGGGGACAAAGTCTTATAATGGGAGCAATTGGGATAACACTTGTCTTTGGAATAGCTTACGGACTTGGAAAACTGATAAAAGGTGTCTGA